The following proteins are encoded in a genomic region of Hyla sarda isolate aHylSar1 chromosome 3, aHylSar1.hap1, whole genome shotgun sequence:
- the LOC130360447 gene encoding olfactory receptor 13C9-like produces the protein MDYENQTLLKELILIGFTQNPQTGILLSVMFLFLYMVIILGNSFLIFTVTLSPQLHTPMYYFLCNLSFIDLGFTSCSIPKILFDLFFNTRTISVTGCLAQMSLSICLGAAECILLAVMAYDRYIAICSPLYYTTIMSWRVCRSITVIMWLGSFYFCLTPTIIKPLVFCRGNMLDHISCEILVVIELACGDLSATKYLLIVHSFILLLLPLKFIVVTYIFIIASIVNMQSVQGRSKAFSTCASHLTVVIMFYGTTLITYTGQARLSSYLKYISLNYGIVTPVLNPLIYSVRNNEVKDAFKKILMKYSDHFRKTNIGLRN, from the coding sequence ATGGATTATGAAAACCAGACTTTGTTGAAGGAATTGATCTTGATTGGATTTACTCAGAACCCGCAGACAGGAATATTACTGTCCGTTATGTTCTTATTCTTGTATATGGTGATCATCCTGGGGAACAGTTTTCTGATCTTCACCGTCACCCTCAGTCCGCAGTTACACACTCCTATGTATTATTTCCTCTGTAATTTGTCTTTTATTGATTTGGGCTTCACATCCTGCTCTATACCAAAAATTCTCTTTGATCTATTTTTTAATACAAGGACAATTTCTGTCACTGGATGTTTGGCCCAAATGAGCCTTAGTATTTGTTTAGGTGCAGCTGAGTGTATATTACTGGCGGTGATGGCCTATGACCGATATATTGCTATATGCTCCCCCTTATATTACACCACCATTATGAGCTGGAGGGTCTGTAGATCCATCACAGTCATTATGTGGTTGGGAAGTTTTTACTTTTGTCTTACCCCGACCATCATAAAACCTCTTGTGTTCTGTAGGGGAAACATGTTGGACCATATTTCTTGTGAGATTTTAGTGGTCATAGAGCTGGCGTGTGGTGATCTTTCCGCTACTAAATACTTATTAATTGTTCATAGTTTTATTCTTCTGTTATTGCCTCTTAAATTCATTGTTGTGACATATATTTTCATCATCGCCTCAATAGTAAACATGCAGTCAGTTCAGGGTAGATCGAAAGCCTTCTCCACCTGCGCCTCCCACCTCACTGTGGTTATTATGTTTTATGGGACAACTCTGATCACCTACACAGGACAAGCAAGATTGTCTTCTTACCTTAAATACATTTCTCTAAATTATGGGATTGTTACTCCAGTATTAAATCCTTTGATCTACAGTGTGAGGAATAATGAAGTGAAAGACGCCTTTAAGAAAATACTAATGAAATATTCTGACCATTTCAGGAAGACAAACATTGGACTAAGAAATTAA